The following are encoded together in the Anoplopoma fimbria isolate UVic2021 breed Golden Eagle Sablefish chromosome 13, Afim_UVic_2022, whole genome shotgun sequence genome:
- the areg gene encoding proheparin-binding EGF-like growth factor: MNPLTITCLLCFVGSGAVGAQGSEATFSGELAGVTGGPASGEVLQISLGDDDELELDEEVSGGDNENFSLVVLHPSKDEKKKRKGQGKKRNKHKSKSTTPLNPEHTFYANGYTSTLGTTEDPCTSTHVDYCIHGYCKYIEGLQEPVCICMKGYDGGRCGIQSLGATGSDQISNTEIVQTVLVIIAVVLSVISCTAILLMTCAHYRSHKNFLASYLGTGTEQEKLQKPIGDVVV; this comes from the exons ATGAACCCTCTCACCATCACCTGTCTCCTGTGCTTCG TAGGCTCCGGTGCTGTAGGTGCTCAGGGATCTGAGGCCACGTTCTCCGGTGAACTGGCCGGAGTGACCGGGGGTCCGGCCTCCGGGGAGGTCCTCCAGATTTCACTGGGTGACGATGACGAGCTGGAACTAGACGAGGAGGTTTCGGGAGGGGACAACGAAAATTTCAGCCTTGTTG TGTTACATCCCAGTaaagatgagaagaagaaaaggaaaggcCAAGGCAAGAAGAGGAACAAGCACAAGAGCAAAAGCACGACTCCTCTCAACCCTGAACACACGTTCTACGCCAACGGATACACGTCGACCCTCGGCACCACAGAGGATCCCTGCACCTCCACCCACGTGGACTACTGCATCCACGGTTACTGCAAGTACATAGAGGGCCTGCAGGAGCCAGTGTGCAT ATGTATGAAGGGTTACGACGGGGGTCGCTGTGGGATCCAGTCTCTTGGGGCGACTGGGTCGGATCAGATCAGCAATACCGAGATAGTGCAGACGGTCTTAGTGATCATCGCTGTGGTCCTGTCGGTCATCAGCTGCACCGCCATCTTGCTCATGACTTGCGCTCA TTACAGATCACATAAAAACTTCCTGGCATCCTACCTGGGAACTGGGACTGAGCAAGAGAAGCTACAGAAACCCATCGGGGACGTTGTGGTATGA